In a single window of the Populus alba chromosome 16, ASM523922v2, whole genome shotgun sequence genome:
- the LOC118056132 gene encoding short-chain dehydrogenase reductase 2a — translation MSCQVMQEKTLQSFYAAGREKSTENSPCSPGRLEGRVAVVTGGARGIGEATVKLFARHGAKVVIADVEDTLGTLLANSLAPSVSFVHCDVSLEEDMENLIKSTVSHHGKVDVLFNNAGVLGNQSKNKSIVNFDVEEFDRVMHVNVRGVALGIKHAARVMIPRGVGCIISTASVAGVMGGLGPHAYTASKHAIVGLTKNTACELGRYGIRVNCISPFGVATSMLVNAWRSGDEEEDCLNFGLPGEREVEKMEDFVRGLANLKGPTLRARDIAEAALYLASDESKYVSGHNLVVDGGITTSRNCVGL, via the exons ATGTCTTGTCAAGTGATGCAAGAGAAAACCCTTCAAAGCTTTTATGCCGCGGGAAGGGAAAAGTCGACGGAAAACAGTCCTTGCTCTCCTGGAAG GTTGGAGGGAAGAGTAGCGGTGGTCACAGGTGGTGCTCGAGGAATTGGAGAGGCAACAGTAAAGCTTTTTGCAAGACACGGTGCCAAAGTTGTGATTGCTGATGTTGAGGATACTCTCGGAACCTTGCTAGCAAACTCACTAGCCCCTTCAGTTTCCTTTGTTCACTGTGATGTTAGCTTAGAAGAAGACATGGAGAACCTGATAAAGTCCACAGTTTCTCACCATGGTAAGGTGGATGTTCTTTTCAACAATGCTGGCGTGCTTGGAAATCAATCGAAGAACAAGAGCATTGTCAATTTTGATGTTGAAGAATTCGATCGTGTCATGCATGTGAATGTTAGAGGTGTGGCACTAGGAATTAAGCACGCGGCGAGAGTGATGATTCCTAGAGGAGTTGGGTGTATTATTTCCACAGCCAGCGTTGCTGGCGTCATGGGAGGGCTTGGTCCTCATGCCTATACAGCTTCGAAGCATGCCATTGTTGGGCTCACAAAGAACACAGCATGTGAGCTTGGCAGGTATGGGATTCGAGTCAATTGCATCTCTCCATTCGGGGTGGCTACATCTATGCTTGTTAATGCGTGGAGAAGTGGCGATGAAGAGGAAGATTGCTTGAACTTTGGATTGCCTGGTGAGAGGGAGGTGGAGAAGATGGAAGACTTTGTTAGAGGGCTGGCTAACCTAAAAGGTCCGACTCTAAGGGCTAGAGATATAGCCGAGGCTGCACTTTATCTAGCCAGTGATGAATCCAAGTATGTCAGTGGTCATAATCTTGTCGTGGATGGTGGAATTACCACTTCAAGAAATTGTGTTGGCTTGTAA